In Lathyrus oleraceus cultivar Zhongwan6 chromosome 2, CAAS_Psat_ZW6_1.0, whole genome shotgun sequence, the DNA window AAAGGATTGCATGTGCTATCAGAAGAACAATTAGATAAGCAACTCTAGCTCAAAGGATCTTAGTTAAAGACAATCCACTAATCTCTTAAGACGCTGGATTGATCTCTAGAGGGTTTGTACCGACAAACCCAACTAACTCTGATATACAAAACTATGTACTTTCAGGTCTCAGAGACAATCTGTTTGACGAGAACGCAACTAGAGATCTGTGGGAACATCTTGCTCGCTTCTACGAAATAGATTTGATGTGTAAACCAACCGAGATCACGGAAGACCAAGTCAAGCTAATGTTGTTTGGTTTCTTGCTAATTGGAAGAGCTAAAGATTGGTTACTTTTCCTTCCAAATGGAACTATTTAGACATGGAAAGAGCTGGAGGATAAATTCTTAGAGAGATTCTTCGCCACCACTTAGTTTTCTGAGCAAAGTGCAGAAATTACAAATTTTGAGCAACAAGAAACATAATCTCTATATGAGTAATGGGAAAGTTTAAAACCTTTATTGCCCATGTGCACAAATCATATTATGAACAACATGAAGCAACTGCAAAGTTTTATCAAAGGTCTCAAGAGTCAGACGTGCATGCTGTTAGATACTTTTGCGAGAGGCACGATCAGATCAATGACCGAACCACAAGTTAAATACCTAATTGAAAAGATGTGCTTAAATGAGTACCATTTAAAGAGCGACAAGTCAGTAAAAATTGAAACTGTAGGCACACCCTAAGGTATGTTAGGTGTTGATACTCAAACTTCACTTTTAGCCCAAACTGAATTATTAAACAAAAAGCTAGCTGAAAGCAGCTTGGGTAGGGCTAACGTGAGTTAGGTACGAGCACTTAGGTGTGATTTCTATGGTGAGGGACATGAAAATGGAAGATGCTCTTTGGAAGGATCTAGTGAAGAGGCTAAATTTCCTAATTTCCAGAGAAATAACCCTTATTCCAACACCTACAATCCCAGATGGAAAGATCACCCGAATTTTAGATGGAGTAATAACTAGGATTCATGTGCAAATCAAGGGATTCAACAAGGTCAACAAGATCCTATCCAAAGGAAACCTTCAAAATTGGAAGAGACCCTGCAAAACTTTATCCAAGCAACTCAAAGTAGCTTTACTCAGGTAGACAAGCAACATGAAACAATGAGCAAGAACCATGATACATCCATAAAAAATTTGGAAGTACAAATTGGTCAGCTATCTAGATAAATAGCTGCCTTACATGGCTTAAGTGGAATATTTATAAGTAATACTGTAGATAATCCTAAAAATTAGTCTTTCAAAGATGTAGAAACAAGTTTCGAGCTGATCACCAACAGAGGTGAAAATGAAATAGTGGAAGAGGATTTGATGGAAAAGGAAGAATTGATGACTGAAAGAGAGGAAAGTAAAAATCAGGGTGACCAAGAGGAGATAGGAGCCACCATTGAACAATTAATAGATAAAAACTCCTCATGGAGAAGGACTAAGAAGCAGATTCTTAATTATCCCAATCCAGAACTACCTGATTACATCAAACCGCCTTATCTTATAATTAAGAAGAAACCATTACAGGAAGATGAGGTAAAATTGTTTACAAAGTTTAAAGAGATGTTGGCTACATTTCAAGTAAGTATCTCGTTTCACGAAATTTTAGAACTAATTCCCAAGTTTGCTAAATTCATGTTGGCATTGCTAAAGGATACAAAGCCAAAGTTGGTCAAAGAACAGGTGAACATGATAGAAAAAGATGAGACGGCAGTGCCTCAATCATTTCCACCAAAGATGACTGATCTAGGAAAGTTCACCATCGCTTGTACAAGTGGTGGAGTAAAGATCCCACACACTTTATGTCATTTATGGTCCAATATCAATGTCATGCTGATGAATAAGTTTAAAGAATTGAAATTGGGAGAGACCATACCGAGTAATATGACTCTCACTTTAGCTGATTCATCTATTACTCATCTGCTTGGTATCGTACAAGACGTGTTAGTGCATGTCGATGGTTTAGTCTTTCCTGCATATTTTATAGTAACTGACATGAAAGGAGATTCAAGAAGGTTAGTTATTCTCAGATGCCCATTCTTGGCAATCGGGAAAGCTTTAATAGATGTGGAAACATGTGAAATTGTCTTGAAGTTCAACAAGGAAAAGGTGATGTTTAATGTGtattgatcagtcaccatttttGTTAGTTTTATTGTCATTTGAATGCCAAAAGAAGGTGAATTATTGTAAGTTTAGGTAGTAGATTAAGCATATTTTAGTAGGTTTTCATCATATATTGATATGTTAAGGATTTAACGATTCCGAGGTAGTGTTTCATGTGTTTATAGGTCTGAAAGATCGAGAGGAGTTGGAATAGAGAAAAAATCGGACAAAAATGCATGAGTAGAAGAAAAAGAGATAAAATTGCACATCTCCTGCCCATAAGCGTATGAGGGATCTCATATGCGTATGATCACTCAATCAGACCCCCAAGATACACGTATCACCAGGAAAAGGGGATTTTCTAAGCTTCTACCCGTATGCGTATGAGGCCACTTAGCCAATAACCTTCCTACGTAGTCAGAGCCTTACACGTATGGCGCTAGCTAGGCCATATGCCCTACCTTGGGCCATACATATATGAGGTAGTGGGAAAATGACCCATACGCGTATAGGTggaggccatacgcgtatggaatgACCCAGATATGAAAATCCCATAATCTGTCTATTTAGCCGGAAAATGCGAATTTCCAAGGGTTGGACAATTTTTGAGGAGAGAAAATGCATTTTGAAGACTGAATCACTGGAGAATTCGTGGTGGATCAAGGGTTTCATGAACTTTAGTGACTGAAGACCTCTTTTCTTCCATTAATTTGAAATGTTTACACTTTCTGTCTTGTTTTTCTTTactattatgagtagctaaatcccTCAATGCTAGGGGTGTCCCTGATTCGGATTTATGATACAATTCTAAAATTTGACCTTGTAATGACTTTAATTTGATGATATTTTATTTACTTGCAATTTGTGCTTTATGCTTTCTCATTCGGGCAAATTGAGTTTGATCTATGGTTAATATTTAGGTTGGACCGCCATTCTTAACGCATAATTCTGAGCAATTCAAAGTAGATATCACCTAGGTCTAGGGATACCCTGCGGAAACAAGAATATTCATGATTAAAATAATGCTTAATTTCATTTGTAATTCACTATAAATATAGGGATTAATTTGAATGAGTTAAGGTTTTTtcactaaggacttaggagtAAACACCCTTAAGGACCGGTAATCAATATTATTGAATTAAGTTGTTACAAGGTTAAgttattgttgttgatgaatcCAATCATACATCTTCCTTAGCATACTCACTCATGATATCTTTTAAACCGCTCAATTGCTTTCTTTACCTTATattgcattttatttttaattattcaAACAAACAATCCAAAACCCCAAGGCTTTTGTTTAACTAAGTAGAATCAGAACTATATATCGTCAAGCAGTCATTGAGACCGATAGATAGTTAGGATTTCTTGTTATTACTCCATTGACAAATTAGTACACTTACTAATTTAACGttcaagtttttggcgccgttgtcggggactggCAAAGATTATAAAGTTCATAGTTTTATTTTAGTTAAAATTTTGTTGCTTCGCAActaaattttttaattttaattatttatttattttatttttatttttataactatTATTTTGTTACTACTAATACATGTCTAATATTTGTATGCGATAAAACCCATAAACTAATTTTCCTTTTGATGCATAACCAGAAAGAACATTGCCCGCTCGACTTAGACAAGCTAGATAAGCAAGACTGACAGATCAAGAGGTAGAAGATTTGGTCCAATCAGATACATATTCAGACAAAGAAGTAGAGGAATAGGTTATGGCTGAGAATAGTGAAGAAAGACTTATTGGGGATTATGGGAGAGAAAATACCCTAGGTGGTCGTATGACTATAGTTAACCAACCGATAAATATGGAAAATTTCAAGTTACACCCGACCACTATTCAACAGCTTGAGAAGAGACCTTTTACAGGAAAGATTAATGAAGATGCAAATAAACATCTGCAAAGGTTTCTTACTATGAGTACTACTTTGAAGATAGATGGGCACGCTGAAGAAGCCAAAAAGTTGAGAATTTTTCCGTTCACCTTAGCTAAAGATGTCGAAGAATGGTTTTATTCGCTTCCTGCTTGAAGTATCATTATTTGGGAAGAAATGAAAACAACTTTTCTTGATGAGTAT includes these proteins:
- the LOC127123788 gene encoding uncharacterized protein LOC127123788, producing the protein MEDALWKDLVKRLNFLISREITLIPTPTIPDGKITRILDGSFKDVETSFELITNRGENEIVEEDLMEKEELMTEREESKNQGDQEEIGATIEQLIDKNSSWRRTKKQILNYPNPELPDYIKPPYLIIKKKPLQEDEVKLFTKFKEMLATFQVSISFHEILELIPKFAKFMLALLKDTKPKLVKEQVNMIEKDETAVPQSFPPKMTDLGKFTIACTSGGVKIPHTLCHLWSNINVMLMNKFKELKLGETIPSNMTLTLADSSITHLLGIVQDVLVHVDGLVFPAYFIVTDMKGDSRRLVILRCPFLAIGKALIDVETCEIVLKFNKEKVMFNVY